One stretch of Gopherus flavomarginatus isolate rGopFla2 chromosome 2, rGopFla2.mat.asm, whole genome shotgun sequence DNA includes these proteins:
- the ASXL3 gene encoding putative Polycomb group protein ASXL3 isoform X7 encodes MGSDGVLRLSSSALNNEFFAYAAQGWKQRLAEGEFTPEMQLRIRQEIEKEKKTEPWKERFFERFYGEKLGMSREESMKLTSVQNSDEDESSLLCGSSGIPGPSKNTTFEDHEQKSVKIPPLPERDFCQSLCNVEQVPVKDLMAESDSEGILVPDESVIQEEIAEEVETSICECQEENHKTEHEFSEEPVSPAGTNEEVEAVPLADNSASCVVMNDVVDTLSHIEIKMELKSECPQEEMSVVIDQLEDCLSPASSTTSVSDAAERDSESTKELSAPETQNSALESSLFTDGGIAVDMELQSDPDEQLSDNACISETSFSSESPEGPCIGIASPGGDTQSNSEEPCTPTSHETACSSEAASSENTEPDSQQKTIEESLHTPLMSEVSPVSTSPVTSETSLTSNLPLTSEASPASNLPLTSETSPMSDLPLTSETSSMSSVLLASETSVATSLPFLSETSPISNSPQSERLILQQRKSPCLSEESLSPLKEETSTIPKASQEENLIAEEKLIQCTTETVKMGPLANIPESSILEEPQSKNLTPQSCKSHTEIEKSYIASISELSSPEVIKIKNHHVQQRVEKKGVLSPLEISVVSEGTVGKSTELLPVKPHDKVYTSSLEKTSFSEVCRSKSHKQQSSAQIRLESSHSSKLLEPTKSPEVRIENRDAEIPKRKTAEQHSFGICKEKRARIEDDQSNRNAPLTSPSEKEQPPREEPRVPPLKIQLSKIGPPFIIKSQPVSKPEPRVSQSTSVSSGRNTGARTLADIKARAQQARAQREAAAAAAVAAAASIVSGSMGSPCEGGKTRTLAHIKEQTKAKLFAKHQARAHLLQTSKEAKSQLSSKECPSSVETSTPSDTKIEVSTGVIIVNPNCRSPSNKSAHFRETNTLLQQSLNTAALPETATDVSVHSSDENIPMSHLCEKIISSTSTENNNVPVLYSKNSVSASVCSTAMSGTIQELPFASSLDKSSVLMSVDSTNTTISACNVNMLKSTQGIDTPCIAIVPKCIDNTIVPASIDSTVLSNSSDEKRLPVSSSSANNAVSSQYTTVPTSSIASNLPNHLPGSSVLIPPVGTTTRFSSDKIAITGCSEQSTVSINTTVRTALSCSDAAAVVDSVARPPISMFTGNMVTISSYDNTAKLSADNLEKSSGLRNRIDVSSKSQPVSFTQTAMNRSIPCKVIVDHTTTLNTNLSLAASIENAENSIDLQSRLVRAETALQNIACPQVSVISRPEIVSNESLEHTSSFITVTAKQEGKTLQAACTSLQEVPLTPQDKLIDVVAPSQGFVEQLRGPSAFKSEADAACVNQYNTNNRICWHDEEAMHTDQPMVSHLNPNKHKEYTEQNCLKNVKTEPSSYTQMSELQSRSLMTSIAVPVKSETTESDKCFRMDTEDFTGPKMPSQTAEIATSAQPTQTSKASATDSMEDSLSLSTETLKRVTSAGSSSCRLSSVEANNPLVTQLLQGNLPLEKVLPQPRSGAKLEINRLPLPLQTTSVCKTSASERSMVENPSSSPNPDGKGFTAGSIAPLQIRKRENHPKKRMARTVGEHTQMKCELGKVSMDTDVKVASCVISSSMNQLGHGQPFKQEWLNKHAVQNRIAHSPEIKQQKRPLPSCSFQQNLFHIDKNGSFHAEASTSHRQHFYQMSMAARGPIPTAALLQTTSKVPSVCNAFAFSRHLEQKGLGEVSISAAAHQLRLGSVFSPNIQIKEGDDIASASQTLQNKTLVHPLPPPPIPNAEVPSDQKQLTVTMETTKRLSWPQPASICSNIKSEPVSFEEGLSSSCELGIKQASYDQNEVKEQLKAFALKNADFSSYLLSEPQKPFTQLATQKIQTQHPQQQQLCGSYPTIHFGSTSFKRAASAIEKSIGILGSGSNTATGLSNQNVPIPVQKFADSSNADELELKCSCRLKAMIVCKGCGAFCHDDCIGPSKLCVACLVVR; translated from the exons ATGGGAAGTGATGGAGTTTTGCGTCTCAGTAGTTCCGCTCTAaataatgaattctttgcatatgCAGCACAAGGGTGGAAACAACGATTGGCAGAAG GAGAATTTACTCCAGAAATGCAGTTGCGCATCAGACAAGAGattgaaaaggaaaagaaaacagaacCTTGGAAGGAAAGGTTCTTTGAAAGGTTTTATGGTGAAAA GTTGGGAATGTCAAGAGAAGAATCTATGAAGCTCACTTCAGTACAGAACAGTGATGAAGATGAGAGTAGTTTGCTGTGTGGATCTTCTGGTATACCTGGTCCTTCTAAAAATACAACTTTTGAGGACCATGAACAGAAAAGCGTGAAGATTCCACCTCTTCCTGAAAGAGATTTCTGTCAGTCTCTTTGTAATGTGGAACAGGTTCCAGTCAAGGATCTAATGGCGGAATCAGATTCAGAGGGTATATTGGTACCTGACGAATCTGTAATTCAGGAAGAGATTGCTGAGGAGGTTGAGACAAGTATCTGTGAATGCCAAGAGGAGAACCATAAAACAGAACATGAGTTTTCAGAGGAGCCAGTAAGCCCAGCTGGTACTAATGAAGAAGTAGAAGCAGTGCCACTTGCAGACAACTCAGCATCTTGTGTTGTAATGAATGATGTAGTTGATACTTTGTCGCACATTGAAATTAAAATGGAGTTGAAATCAGAATGTCCTCAGGAAGAAATGTCAGTTGTGATTGATCAGCTGGAGGATTGTTTATCACCTGCTTCTTCTACGACCTCTGTCAGCGATGCAGCAGAGAGAGATTCTGAGTCTACGAAAGAGCTAAGTGCTCCAGAAACACAAAACTCTGCTTTAGAAAGCTCATTGTTCACTGATGGAGGCATTGCTGTTGATATGGAGCTACAGAGTGACCCTGATGAACAGttatctgataatgcttgtatttCTGAAACTTCCTTTTCCTCTGAAAGCCCAGAGGGACCTTGTATCGGTATTGCCTCTCCAGGAGGTGACACACAGTCCAATTCAGAGGAACCCTGTACTCCAACATCTCATGAAACAGCTTGTTCATCTGAGGCAGCCAGCAGTGAAAATACTGAACCTGATAGTCAGCAAAAGACCATTGAAGAAAGCCTGCACACACCTTTAATGTCAGAAGTATCTCCAGTGTCCACTTCACCTGTAACCTCAGAAACATCTCTGACATCAAACTTACCTTTGACATCAGAGGCATCACCAGCTTCTAATTTACCTTTAACATCAGAAACCTCTCCGATGTCTGATTTACCGTTAACATCAGAAACCTCTTCCATGTCTTCTGTACTTCTAGCTTCTGAAACATCTGTGGCAACCAGTTTACCTTTTCTGTCAGAAACTTCTCCAATTTCTAATTCCCCACAGAGTGAAAGACTTATTCTGCAACAAAGGAAATCACCATGTTTATCTGAAGAATCCCTCTCCCCTTTAAAAGAAGAAACTTCAACCATTCCTAAGGCATCTCAAGAGGAAAATCTTATTGCGGAAGAGAAACTGATTCAGTGTACAACTGAAACTGTGAAAATGGGTCCTCTAGCAAATATACCTGAAAGTTCAATATTGGAAGAGCCCCAGAGCAAAAATCTTACTCCTCAATCATGCAAATCACATACTGAAATTGAGAAATCTTATATTGCTTCCATTTCAGAACTCTCTTCTCCAGAAGTGATCAAAATTAAAAATCATCATGTTCAGCAAAGAGTGGAAAAGAAAGGTGTGCTCTCGCCATTAGAGATATCTGTCGTATCAGAAGGGACAGTGGGCAAAAGCACTGAACTCCTTCCAGTTAAACCCCATGATAAAGTATATACCTCATCTCTAGAAAAGACTTCATTCTCAGAAGTGTGCAGAAGTAAGTCACACAAACAGCAAAGCAGTGCACAGATCCGGCTGGAGAGTTCCCATTCATCTAAGTTATTAGAACCCACAAAATCACCTGAAGTAAGAATTGAAAATAGAGATGCAGAGATCCCAAAGAGGAAGACTGCAGAACAGCACAGTTTTGGAATCTGTAAAGAGAAGAGAGCTAGAATAGAAGATGATCAGTCTAATCGTAATGCTCCATTGACAAGTCCATCTGAGAAAGAGCAGCCACCTAGAGAAGAGCCCCGAGTCCCACCCCTCAAG ATTCAACTTTCAAAAATTGGGCCACCTTTTATTATCAAGAGTCAACCTGTTTCAAAACCAGAACCTAGGGTTTCCCAGAGTACCTCAGTCAGCAGCGGGAGGAACACTGGGGCTAGAACTCTTGCAGATATCAAGGCAAGAGCTCAGCAAGCTAGAGCccagagagaggctgcagccgCAGCTGCTGTGGCAGCAGCTGCAAGCATAGTCTCTGGATCAATGGGGAGTCCCTGTGAAGGTGGGAAGACAAGAACACTGGCACACATCAAGGAGCAAACAAAGGCCAAACTATTTGCAAAGCATCAAGCCAGAGCCCACTTACTCCAGACCAGTAAAGAAGCGAAGTCGCAGCTCAGTTCAAAGGAATGTCCTTCGTCCGTAGAAACCTCGACTCCTTCTGACACAAAGATTGAAGTTTCTACTGGTGTCATTATAGTTAATCCTAACTGCAGGTCTCCTAGCAACAAGTCTGCTCACTTCCGGGAGACTAACACTTTACTGCAGCAGTCACTTAACACAGCTGCATTGCCAGAAACTGCTACGGACGTATCTGTGCACAGTTCTGATGAAAACATACCTATGTCACATTTGTGTGAGAAAATTATCTCATCTACCTCCACTGAAAATAACAATGTGCCAGTGCTTTATAGTAAAAATTCAGTCTCTGCATCTGTTTGCAGCACTGCTATGTCGGGAACAATTCAAGAACTTCCCTTTGCAAGTTCTCTTGATAAATCCTCTGTTTTAATGTCTGTTGACAGTACAAACACAACAATTTCGGCTTGTAATGTAAACATGCTGAAATCCACCCAAGGGATTGATACTCCATGCATTGCCATTGTACCAAAATGTATTGATAACACTATTGTTCCAGCCTCAATAGACAGTACAGTCTTATCAAATTCAAGTGATGAGAAAAGGTTGCCAGTATCAAGTAGCAGTGCAAATAATGCAGTCTCCAGTCAATATACCACTGTGCCAACTTCGTCCATTGCAAGTAATTTGCCAAATCATCTCCCAGGTAGTTCTGTATTGATTCCCCCAGTGGGGACTACTACTAGATTTTCTTCTGATAAGATAGCCATAACTGGATGCAGTGAGCAAAGTACTGTATCCATTAACACTACTGTTAGAACAGCTTTAAGCTGCAGTGATGCGGCTGCAGTAGTAGATTCTGTTGCAAGGCCACCCATTTCAATGTTTACTGGTAATATGGTGACAATAAGTTCTTATGACAACACTGCTAAATTAAGTGCTGACAACTTGGAAAAAAGTTCTGGACTACGAAACCGAATAGATGTGTCCAGTAAATCTCAGCCAGTGAGCTTTACACAAACAGCCATGAACAGGTCTATACCTTGTAAAGTCATTGTTGACCACACTACGACATTAAATACCAATTTGTCGCTGGCTGCTTccattgaaaatgcagaaaacagcATAGATCTGCAGAGCAGGCTTGTGAGGGCAGAAACTGCCTTACAAAATATAGCATGTCCTCAGGTGTCTGTAATAAGCAGGCCTGAAATAGTCAGTAATGAAAGCCTTGAGCACACTTCCAGCTTCATAACTGTTACAGCGAAACAAGAAGGCAAAACCTTGCAGGCAGCTTGTACAAGTCTTCAAGAAGTGCCTCTTACTCCTCAAGATAAATTAATTGACGTTGTTGCCCCCAGCCAAGGTTTTGTGGAGCAGTTACGAGGTCCTTCAGCCTTTAAAAGTGAAGCAGATGCTGCCTGTGTCAATCAATATAACACTAATAACAGAATTTGCTGGCATGATGAAGAGGCAATGCACACAGACCAGCCAATGGTCAGCCATCTTAACCCAAACAAGCATAAAGAATATACAGagcaaaactgtttaaaaaatgtcaaaactgaACCTTCAAGTTACACGCAAATGTCAGAGTTGCAGTCAAGGAGTCTTATGACAAGCATTGCTGTTCCTGTTAAATCAGAAACTACTGAATCTGACAAGTGCTTTAGGATGGACACTGAGGATTTTACCGGACCTAAAATGCCTAGCCAGACTGCAGAAATAGCCACAAGTGCACAGCCAACACAGACCTCCAAGGCATCTGCTACGGATTCCATGGAGGACTCTTTGTCATTGTCGACAGAAACCCTAAAAAGAGTAACAAGTGCTGGAAGCTCTAGCTGTCGTTTGTCATCAGTTGAGGCTAACAATCCTCTAGTGACACAGTTACTGCAAGGCAACCTGCCTTTGGAAAAAGTGCTGCCGCAGCCCAGATCAGGAGCCAAACTAGAAATTAACAGGCTTCCCTTGCCTTTGCAAACTACCTCAGTGTGTAAAACATCAGCATCTGAGAGAAGTATGGTTGAAAATCCTTCCAGCTCACCCAATCCAGATGGTAAAGGATTTACAGCAGGCAGCATAGCCCCACTACAAATTAGAAAGCGTGAAAACCATCCAAAGAAGCGGATGGCCAGGACTGTGGGGGAGCACACTCAAATGAAATGTGAGCTTGGGAAGGTATCAATGGACACAGATGTTAAAGTGGCTTCTTGTGTGATCAGTTCCAGCATGAATCAACTAGGGCATGGTCAGCCATTTAAACAAGAGTGGCTGAACAAACATGCAGTTCAGAACAGAATTGCTCACAGTCCAGAGATCAAGCAGCAGAAGAGGCCACTGCCTTCATGCAGTTTCCAACAGAACTTATTTCACATTGACAAAAACGGCAGTTTTCATGCAGAAGCTAGTACCTCACACAGGCAGCATTTTTACCAAATGTCCATGGCTGCAAGAGGCCCCATTCCTACGGCAGCTTTGTTGCAAACTACTTCAAAAGTCCCATCTGTCTGCAATGCTTTTGCTTTCAGTAGGCACCTGGAACAGAAGGGTTTGGGAGAGGTCAGTATTTCTGCAGCAGCTCACCAGCTGAGGCTAGGAAGTGTTTTTTCCCCTAATATTCAAATTAAGGAAGGTGATGACATTGCTAGTGCCTCACAAACTCTCCAGAATAAAACATTAGtgcatcctcttcctcctccccctattCCAAACGCAGAAGTCCCATCTGATCAAAAACAACTGACAGTTACTATGGAAACCACTAAAAGACTTAGTTGGCCTCAGCCAGCAAGCATCTGTAGCAATATAAAATCTGAACCTGTTTCTTTTGAGGAAGGTTTAAGCAGCAGCTGCGAACTAGGCATAAAACAAGCTTCCTACGATCAGAATGAAGTAAAAGAACAGTTAAAAGCATTTGCATTAAAAAATGCAGATTTCTCTTCCTATTTACTTTCTGAGCCACAGAAGCCTTTTACCCAATTAGCGACGCAGAAAATACAAACACAGcacccacagcagcagcagctctgtggaAGTTATCCAACTATACACTTTGGTAGCACAAGCTTCAAAAGGGCAGCATCTGCGATTGAAAAATCTATTGGAATTTTGGGAAGTGGCTCAAATACTGCTACAGGTCTGTCTAATCAGAACGTTCCGATTCCGGTTCAGAAATTTGCTGACAGCAGCAATGCAGATGAACTGGAACTGAAATGCTCTTGCAGGCTGAAAGCCATGATAGTGTGCAAAGGCTGTGGAGCCTTCTGCCATGATGACTGCATAGGCCCTTCAAAACTGTGTGTAGCTTGTTTAGTTGTACGGTAG